TAGTGCCAGGTGCTTTCTTCGGAACTCTCGCTACAATGTGATCCCTCACTACTAGGGAGGGATGTAGATGCGTGCCTCATTCTTATCAGAGGACTTTACCGTATCCCATGTCAGCCCAACCCGCTCGCACCAGACGGTCATCCAAGACCTTACGACGATCCTTCATAAGCTCGGCATACTCTATGCCGCCGAAGCCGCTCCTCAGACTCCGATCGAAGACATTCTGGCGATTGAAACCCTGCTCGCCATCAAGGAACTGCCAATCAAGAAACGAACGGTGGCGCACCTCGCCACAAACCTAGGCCTCCATCAGGATCCTCTCAATCACATCTTGATCCAGCTGAAAGAGCAGGGATTCCTGGTTACCACTTCCAAACACCTCCTGCTCACCAATAGTGGGATGGCAAAGGCAGCCGAGAATAAAGGGACCTCACACCACTTGCTGATCGGACTGCGCAAACTCAAGGGACCAACCCACACAGATTTGTATCAGTTGACCACCTCTCTGCTCCAAGAGCGCATCCACACTCAGATGCTCAACCATGAACCAATTTGTACGCATTGCCGGTACTACCAACCCAATGCCCATCCGCACAGCAAACGGCCCCATCACTGCCATCTCATTGATACGGCCTTCGGACAGAGTCCGAATGAGGCCAACCCAAGACCCTTACTCTCGATTGCCAAAGGAATAAGCCCACACGATACAACCCCGAACAAATAGACACTCCCAGCCCATGATCGGACTGACCCGGTACGCGGCAAGCCCCGCCGTTCAGGGCGGGGAGGAGAGCGCGGAGTCCATAGGACTCCATGTCGCTCCGTTCGAGTTCGTCTCGTAATAGATATGGGAGAGCCGCACATTATGCAGCAATTGCAAGCCTATACATTTGAGCTCCGTCCGACCGGCGCACAGCAGCGGCTCATGCGCCGCTTCGCCGGCTCGTGCCGGGTCGTGTTCAACGAGGCGCTGAACTTGCAGAAGGCGCGTTACGAGCGTGGCGAGAAGAAGCTCGGCTACGCCGGGCTGTGCAAGGAACTCACGGCATGGCGCAACGGCGCTGCATTGCCTTCGGGGCGCAGCGCACCGTGGCTGTCCGAGGGACCGGTACACACGCAGCAACAGGCGCTCAAAGACCTGGAGCGCGCCTATTCCAACTTTTTCGCCAAGCAGGCCGACTTCCCGCGCTTCAAGAAGAAGGGCCAGTCCGACAGCTTCCGCTATCCCGACCCCAAGCAAATCCGGCTCGATCAAGCCAACAGCCGCATCTGCCTGCCCAAGCTCGGCTGGCTGAGATACCGCAACAGTCGGAATGTATTGGGTGAACTGCGCAATGTCACCGTCAGCCTGTCGGGCGGCAAGTGGTATGTGAGTATCCAGACCGAGCGCGAGGTCGAACCGCCCGTCCCCAACGGCGGCGCGGTCGGCATCGATCTGGGCATCGCTCGGTTCGCCACGCTCTCGGATGGGACGTTCTACACGCCGAAGAACAGCTTCAAGCGGCATGAGACTGCGTTGCGCAAAGCACAGCAGGCGATGAGCCGCAAGTCCAAGTTCAGCAACAACTGGAAGAAGGCCAAAGCCAGAATCCAGCGCATCCATACCCGGATCGGCAACGCCCGGCGCGACTATCTGCACAAGACCTCGACCGCGATCAGCAACAACCACGCGATGGTGTGTATCGAGGATTTGCGGGTGAAGAACATGTCCAAGTCGGCGGCAGGCACAACCGAGCGACCGGGCAGAAACGTTCGGGCCAAGTCCGGCCTGAACAAGTCCATCCTCGATCAAGGCTGGGGCGAGTTTCGCCGCCAACTGGAGTACAAGTTGGCATGGAACGGCGGCCACCTCATCGCCGTGCC
The Nitrospira sp. DNA segment above includes these coding regions:
- the tnpB gene encoding IS200/IS605 family element transposase accessory protein TnpB, translated to MQQLQAYTFELRPTGAQQRLMRRFAGSCRVVFNEALNLQKARYERGEKKLGYAGLCKELTAWRNGAALPSGRSAPWLSEGPVHTQQQALKDLERAYSNFFAKQADFPRFKKKGQSDSFRYPDPKQIRLDQANSRICLPKLGWLRYRNSRNVLGELRNVTVSLSGGKWYVSIQTEREVEPPVPNGGAVGIDLGIARFATLSDGTFYTPKNSFKRHETALRKAQQAMSRKSKFSNNWKKAKARIQRIHTRIGNARRDYLHKTSTAISNNHAMVCIEDLRVKNMSKSAAGTTERPGRNVRAKSGLNKSILDQGWGEFRRQLEYKLAWNGGHLIAVPPQHTSLTCPACGHVSADNRQSQARFACVECGFKEHADLVGAINIISRRMRLLRDEGQDTADASAGRETAARIACEVSGAVRPPAAGPHRSDSGAAQCAA